A part of Bacillus rossius redtenbacheri isolate Brsri chromosome 1, Brsri_v3, whole genome shotgun sequence genomic DNA contains:
- the LOC134527212 gene encoding uncharacterized protein LOC134527212 isoform X1, producing the protein MPAMTSARARPRVYHACSFRVARQLPVISVEGHDMGLMEQACVYCGALYFSNEGIKRDRSYTICCMRGKVKLPPLGDPPALLRHLLTGDDDECSEYRQFIRNYNSSLSFASFCADGMVQSPCRSVYTFQIHGQVHHFTSGAVRPVEGSAPRYNQLYFIDVDAANSVRVQQHSPCQIAILDQLEQMLSEVNPYARIHKTMKDVMAEKDREAERLRRPKRKVILTIKPGIGKDANTYNLPVAANEVAAIFVGDEPPMRNDIRIYPKDRPVQSINNLHPSTDPMTYPLLFPHGEHGYTSSMQHEFIVSELRNKVTCNQFYAYRIMQRQIFSILHHSGKLFQQYLVDAFCKAEALRLWYVKQNQGKLRVETLNEIVQHIQHAPEGGDARVGKVFVLPSSFYGSSRQIYQFYQDSIAIMHHYGKPDLFITFTCNPKWPEIELNLQGRQLSCHRPDLVCRVFKMKLEDFIEDLTKHQILGKVNAYTYTIEFQKRGLPHAHILIILDKPDKILTPEAADATVCAQIPNFDVSPQLHELVKSHMVHVKCGKDASCYREGKCRFNFPKAFRTETLLNYKGFVQYRRPDNGFTVTIGRNQYDNRHIVPYNPYLLLKY; encoded by the coding sequence ATGCCTGCAATGACAAGCGCAAGAGCAAGACCAAGAGTGTATCATGCCTGCTCTTTTCGCGTGGCTCGCCAACTGCCTGTTATTTCTGTCGAGGGGCATGACATGGGACTAATGGAGCAGGCATGTGTGTACTGTGGTGCACTTTATTTTTCGAATGAGGGTATCAAACGTGATCGCAGTTACACCATCTGCTGCATGCGAGGAAAGGTGAAACTACCACCTCTTGGTGACCCACCTGCTCTTTTACGCCATCTTTTGACTGGCGATGATGACGAATGCTCAGAGTACAGACAGTTCATCCGCAACTACAATTCTTCATTGTCGTTTGCGTCCTTTTGTGCCGATGGGATGGTCCAATCACCTTGCCGTTCTGTGTACACATTTCAAATTCATGGACAAGTGCACCACTTCACTTCAGGGGCTGTACGCCCAGTCGAGGGTTCCGCACCTCGCTACAACCAACTTTACTTCATTGATGTCGATGCTGCCAACAGTGTTCGAGTTCAACAGCACAGCCCATGTCAGATTGCCATTCTCGATCAGCTTGAGCAGATGCTGTCCGAGGTGAATCCTTATGCAAGAATTCATAAGACCATGAAGGATGTGATGGCCGAAAAGGATCGGGAGGCTGAGCGATTACGCCGTCCCAAGCGCAAAGTCATTTTGACGATCAAGCCTGGCATTGGAAAGGATGCCAATACCTACAATTTACCTGTTGCTGCTAACGAAGTTGCAGCGATCTTTGTTGGTGATGAACCACCAATGAGAAACGATATTCGGATTTATCCAAAAGACAGGCCAGTGCAGTCCATAAACAATCTGCACCCTTCTACCGATCCCATGACTTATCCTCTGCTGTTTCCACATGGGGAACATGGGTACACCAGCAGCATGCAGCATGAGTTCATTGTAAGCGAACTGCGCAATAAAGTTACATGTAACCAGTTCTATGCTTACAGGATCATGCAGAGACAAATTTTTTCCATATTGCATCACTCTGGAAAACTTTTCCAGCAATATTTGGTGGATGCTTTTTGCAAGGCAGAAGCTTTAAGACTGTGGTATGTTAAACAAAATCAAGGCAAACTGAGAGTCGAGACCCTCAATGAGATTGTACAGCACATCCAGCATGCTCCTGAAGGAGGTGATGCGAGAGTTGGCAAAGTTTTCGTACTCCCATCATCCTTTTATGGCTCTTCCAGACAAATTTATCAATTCTACCAAGATTCCATTGCCATTATGCATCATTACGGTAAGCCAGACCTTTTCATTACGTTCACATGCAATCCTAAGTGGCCTGAAATTGAACTGAATCTTCAAGGTCGACAACTTTCTTGCCATCGCCCTGACTTGGTATGCAGGGTGTTCAAAATGAAGCTGGAGGACTTCATTGAGGATCTTACGAAGCATCAAATTTTGGGCAAAGTTAATGCCTACACTTATACCATTGAATTCCAAAAGCGTGGTCTGCCTCATGCTCATATCCTCATTATCTTGGATAAACCTGACAAAATTTTAACACCAGAAGCTGCTGATGCTACTGTATGTGCACAAATTCCTAATTTCGATGTTTCGCCTCAACTTCATGAATTGGTCAAGAGTCACATGGTACATGTCAAATGTGGCAAGGATGCCTCCTGCTACAGAGAAGGAAAATGCCGCTTCAACTTTCCCAAGGCTTTTAGGACTGAAACTCTCCTGAACTACAAAGGCTTTGTGCAGTATCGCAGGCCAGACAATGGTTTTACCGTGACTATTGGTAGGAACCAGTATGACAACAGGCACATTGTTCCGTATAACCCGTACCTGCTTCTCAAATACTAG
- the LOC134527212 gene encoding uncharacterized protein LOC134527212 isoform X2 translates to MADKNIVVVRLGLHLEGMQPVYIQNDNVNAALESAQQKNTHLTAYFHYNLQHKLIHHAVDGDCGSTPCPLQLTYVDFPQQFRWMEKERVWKPRDKGGFNTISRLYQVKPQKDEELMCLRILLHNVKGATSFQNILTVGGFEHPPYKDACQALLLLDRDDIYELTLFEVANWCVPSRLRVFFAHTLFHCNLSDPLHLYARLRQHLLDDTSDDEVACENRALLHIASRLSYFNKSLADYGLPSPDEGRVHDMPQFDVDVERTEAERMSSLLNVDQRAVYEHIMAAVFEPESCEEPRCRAYFLDGPGGSGKTFLYNCLIHSLRAQGKVVCPVAWTGIASILLTGGTTSHSLFKFSVPLTNDSVCNISHQSKEAELLRACSLIIWDEAPMAPKHALHQVDALLRDITNNDRTKFGGKVLLLGGDFRQVLPVVQHGGRADQVNACIKNSPLWPSFRQFSLRVNMRADQGQEEFQDFLMRVGDGLTPPIADLPEDFIEVPSTMVLQDDADICSVVFGTEGLTEEVVSSRAILCPKK, encoded by the exons atggccgataaaaACATTGTCGTTGTGAGGCTTGGACTTCACCTTGAAGGCATGCAGCCTGTCTACATTCAAAATGACAATGTCAATGCTGCTTTGGAGAGCGCACAGCAGAAAAACACACACTTGACTGCATACTTCCATTACAATTTGCAGCACAAACTTATTCATCATGCTGTGGACGGCGACTGTGGGTCTACGCCATGTCCTCTTCAACTAACGTATGTCGACTTCCCGCAGCAATTCCGCTGGATGGAGAAGGAGAGAGTTTGGAAGCCACGAGACAAGGGAGGCTTCAACACAATCTCTAGGTTGTACCAGGTGAAGCCCCAGAAGGATGAGGAACTTATGTGCCTTAGAATTCTTCTTCATAATGTCAAGGGTGCTACATCCTTCCAAAACATACTCACTGTGGGTGGGTTCGAGCATCCTCCCTATAAAGATGCATGCCAAGCTCTTCTTCTTCTCGACAGGGACGACATCTACGAGCTGACGTTATTCGAAGTGGCGAATTGGTGTGTTCCTTCGCGCCTACGGGTATTCTTTGCCCACACTCTATTTCACTGCAACCTATCGGATCCTCTGCATTTGTATGCTCGGCTCAGGCAACACTTGCTCGATGACACTTCCGATGATGAAGTGGCCTGTGAAAATCGAGCACTTCTACACATTGCCTCACGGCTTTCGTACTTCAACAAAAGTCTGGCCGACTATGGCCTTCCTTCGCCCGATGAGGGACGTGTTCACGACATGCCGCAATTTGATGTGGATGTCGAGAGAACGGAAGCAGAGCGCATGTCGTCCCTTCTCAATGTGGATCAGCGAGCTGTTTACGAACACATCATGGCTGCTGTTTTTGAGCCTGAATCTTGCGAAGAACCTCGCTGCAGAGCTTATTTCTTGGATGGTCCTGGAGGTTCTGGGAAGACGTTCCTCTACAACTGTCTCATACATAGCCTTCGGGCTCAAGGCAAGGTCGTTTGTCCTGTTGCCTGGACTGGAATCGCTTCAATCCTACTTACAGGGGGTACCACTTCTCACTCTCTTTTCAAATTTAGTGTGCCCTTAACCAATGACTCAGTTTGTAACATTTCTCATCAGTCTAAAGAAGCTGAGCTTCTTCGAGCCTGCAGTCTCATCATCTGGGACGAGGCTCCTATGGCACCTAAGCATGCACTTCACCAAGTGGATGCATTGCTAAGAGACATCACCAACAATGACCGCACCAAGTTCGGTGGCAAAGTTCTGTTGCTCGGAGGAGACTTCAGGCAGGTCCTGCCTGTGGTTCAGCATGGTGGTCGGGCCGATCAGGTCAATGCCTGCATCAAGAACTCTCCATTGTGGCCTTCCTTCAGGCAATTCAGCCTGAGAGTCAACATGAGGGCAGACCAAGGCCAGGAGGAGTTCCAAGACTTCCTCATGCGAGTGGGCGACGGGCTAACACCACCCATCGCAGATCTGCCCGAAGACTTCATCGAGGTTCCGAGTACGATGGTGCTACAGGACGATGCGGACATCTGTTCGGTTGTGTTCGGTACCGAAGGTCTCACCGAAGAG GTCGTCAGCAGCCGAGCGATACTGTGTCCAAAAAAATGA